The proteins below come from a single Vanessa cardui chromosome 7, ilVanCard2.1, whole genome shotgun sequence genomic window:
- the LOC124530931 gene encoding uncharacterized protein LOC124530931 codes for MSPKNKDTATKKPPLQVLRPSISNSSLNYIPDDVIEGFEERINTGISWTIEEKAARYHKQKYNVKNIQNVPFSKALQNKIKKSILNGFLDENSNFTLNEQWEILLSMAVWDNEKFSNDEGKECFNNNNSLTDNMIELIRTAVRRDDREILKMNLKMVNVLRVNDCEMTDFDESLTAFTKLSTLNLCANYITNVDTNFLPRGLRILELQNNRINNVETFVEHLPPSLLYLGLSRNILSNDGVSGLSRLPHNITVLDLSDNDICDIEMVLNALAVLPGLIALQLAGNPCAVCAAYARVTLMRLPRLQWLDAREILPTDRPLEPFEPHPDDLRSAYFNFTVFRVMSVPQPPKPDKGAVTAFHVELELPLLDSMRRKFLMFRNNESLVEMLPPPEDDDWPSAAPTPSFAESKLAVETSKLRASTSCYEMDIYNHLVAKNSREICHFTVFESNRVQWNKIMNFQEPTVKIFCPNLFALRDTFRTVITVRLVYTVTVVGKQSKPDKKSAMSLRTPGEQRVTLASIKCVLKRPDWSQPSQHFHWDDTLITDEAIHWGDGDLSILQYTLAAVKTPKGKTDSDPGSTKQFPPENLTCHFGFGIETLRL; via the exons ATGTCACCTAAAAACAAAGATACTGCAACAAAAAAACCACCTCTCCAAGTCTTACGACCCAGTATTAGTAATTCTAGCCTAAACTATATTCCAGACGATGTCATAGAAG GTTTTGAAGAAAGAATAAACACTGGTATATCTTGGACAATTGAAGAAAAAGCAGCGCGataccataaacaaaaatataatgtaaagaaTATTCAAAACGTTCCATTTTCGAAagcattacaaaataaaataaaaaagagtatCCTAAATGGATTTCTCGATGAAAATTCTAATTTCACCCTTAATGAACAATGGGAAATATTACTTTCGATGGCTGTATGGGATAACGAAAAATTTTCGAACGATGAAGGAaaagaatgttttaataataacaattcattAACCGATAATATGATTGAGTTGATAAGGACCGCCGTTCGACGTGATGACCGAGAAATActtaaaatgaatttgaaaatggtCAATGTACTGAGAGTGAACGACTGTGAG ATGACAGATTTTGATGAATCTTTGACGgcatttacaaaattatcaaCTTTAAATTTGTGTGCCAATTATATAACGAATGTCGACACGAATTTCCTTCCACGAGGATTACGAATACTAGAATTACAAAACAATCGCATCAACAACGTGGAGACATTTGTTGAACACTTACCGCCTAGTTTGCTTTACTTGGGCCTCTCGAGGAACATACTCAGCAAtg atGGCGTAAGTGGGCTATCAAGACTACCACATAATATAACGGTGTTAGATTTGTCAGATAACGACATCTGTGATATAGAAATGGTACTAAATGCACTAGCAGTTTTGCCCGGTCTGATAGCTTTACAACTCGCTGGAAACCCTTGCGCG GTGTGTGCAGCATATGCCCGTGTAACATTAATGCGACTGCCGAGACTGCAATGGCTGGACGCTCGAGAAATTCTACCCACGGATAGGCCTTTAGAGCCGTTTGAGCCTCACCCTGATGACTTACGCTCTGCTTACTTTAATTTCACTGTATTTCGAGTTATGTCTGTGCCCCAACCACCTAAACCTGATAAG GGTGCCGTAACAGCTTTTCACGTTGAATTGGAGTTGCCTCTATTGGATTCAATGCGTCGAAAATTTTTAATGTTCCGCAATAACGAGTCTCTTGTTGAAATGTTACCTCCGCCCGAGGACGATGATTGGCCATCCGCCGCACCGACTCCCTCATTTGCAGAAAGTAAACTTGCTGTGg aaacgtCAAAATTACGAGCCTCTACTTCATGTTATGAAATGGACATCTACAATCATTTGGTGGCAAAGAACTCCCGTGAGATCTGCCATTTCACAGTGTTCGAGAGTAATCGTGTCCAATGGAACAAGATAATGAATTTCCAAGAGCCAaccgttaaaatattttgtccGAATCTTTTCGCTTTGAGAGACACATTCCGCACGGTTATTACAGTTAGACTCGTGTACACGGTG ACAGTTGTGGGTAAACAAAGTAAGCCTGATAAGAAAAGCGCAATGTCTCTTAGAACTCCAGGCGAGCAACGAGTCACATTGGCCTCCATCAAATGCGTGCTCAAACGGCCGGACTGGAGCCAACCCTCGCAGCACTTCCATTGGGACGACACGCTGATCACAGACGAAGCTATCCATTGGGGAGATGGTGACCTttct ATATTACAGTATACTCTAGCAGCTGTGAAAACGCCAAAAGGAAAAACTGATTCAGACCCTGGTTCGACCAAACAGTTTCCACCAGAAAACCTAACCTGCCACTTTGGGTTTGGAATAGAAACTttacgattataa